The genomic interval TCGGTTAAACTCAGCTTCCAGTCGGCATTTTCATCTGACAGCTCAATCAAAGCATCGACACACAGCGACCTGAAAGAGGCAAAAGATCATCTCATAAACAGAAaccttatttacatttttattagacAGTTTATACTTTGTGATGaacaaaacatatttcaaatgatgtcaaaatttaaatattccgagcttttatcagatttttaactatttttttaaaagttaaaagcaacACATAAACTAAACACCAAACATTTGATAAAATACGTCAAAGTAGAAACAACTTCTTGTGGAACTGATGAAGCACCTGAGTAGCTGGTTAGTTTCCAGAGAATCAGAGAAGGTGAGATTGAGAGCCGTGTCATTGTGTTTCAAGAAGCGCAGGAACTCTTTAGAATCCAGCTGATAATCCCCGTTATCGTATGTCTGTaacataaaattacattaaaatgtgcTATTACATTTATCACattgtttgttgttatttttaggGATTTCAGGGATTTAAAAAACTGTAATTAATGGATTTATTCAGCATTAAGACAAATGTCTTATAGATACGTAGGTTCTAGGCCGCAGATTACCAACTCTAGACATCAtggaccactgtcctgcaggttttatgattcaaatgaaatgctTGTTCTACAGCTTGCTGTCAGGTTATGCACAAGCCTCTTCATTAcctattaatttgagtcaggtgtgttgaaataaggaaacatctaaaacccgCAGTCAAAGTCAAAGACAACTTTATTTCAACAAATAATTCAATTTGACAGTTATCAGTTCATACAATATTGTACAACTGAACACTGAAGATGTAATATTAACAGCTCCACTGACGTCACCTATATCTATATATTCAAGGCTGCAAACAGCAGTGGTCAAACAGTGTTTTACAGGAGGCTCTGATTttccttaaaaacaaaatgtcttgaaatagctaataatttaaaaatgatgtgTGCATGAattaaatagcaaaaaaaaaaaaaaaaaaaaaaaactttcaacaaGGTCTATAATTGCAGCTAATTAAGATTTTAGAAATGATcctaatcagattttttttttggaaagttGCTCTATATTGTTctgtaaaatgatcatttttacatttaaaaatattaatattcataAACAATTTGATGAAGTCTGACCTGGAAATACATCTGCAGGACGTCAGTGGCTGATGACAAGTTAAAGGTCAGATGATCCGATTCCACTTCTATCTGAATCCACTGGATCACTCTCTCTCTCAGCCAATCACGATCAGACAGGAAACAAACGACTGCAGAAGCATAAACAGAGACATCAACATGGCTGCAGattaataaaagacaaaattaaaTCTCACTGtctaaaaaaagtttgaatttacTGATATGTGTTTGAATCTTTAAGACTTGGCGACTTACTGGGACTCACGTCTGTCTTTGTCAGTTTCtctgtgaaaaaagaaacacataaaacaactgTGACAACTCATGTCATACAGGCAGCTGTTTCAGTCTGTAGCTGTATGTGCGTACTGACCCACACAGTGTCCTCGGCGCTCCACGTGTACCTTAGTCTGAGAGATGCAGGCGTCTCTGTGCAGCTCACAGTGATTCCTGTAGGATTTGCCATTACTGCCACACACCCAATGCTCTGACTCGTCACActgctgcagagagaaaagaacagaaacttCTGCAGCTTAAGTCAAAATGTTGAAACGGCCCAGAcgcaaaaagagaaaagttaaaatatCACATATAAACAGGACCTGTATTGAACTATCTCACACTCATATTCTTAAAGAAAACATTCCCAAAACGTGCAGCATGTCTTCACAAAATAGCAAACGAATACAGAAACAACATGAATCGTTTTTAAAGGACTCGTCGCCGTCTGTTATCAGAGAAACAGCTGATCTTTGTTGTTGGCCACATATGTGCCGTTACTAGTGAAACTACATGGACACtaactggccactttattagatcCACCTGTTCATTTGCTTATTAACACAAACAGCTAATCAgctaatcacatggcagcaactcaatacatttagaaatgtaaacatgatcaAGGCGACTtattgaagttcaaactgagcatcagaatggcGAAGAAAAAGAATTTAAGTGACTCTGAACGTGACATGGTTGGTGGAGTGTGTCAGAAGCTGCTGATCtcctgggattttcacacacaaccatctcaagggtttacagagaatggtctgaaaaagagaaaatatccagtgagcagcagttgtctggccCAGAAGGTCTtattgatgtcagaggtcaaggagaatgggcagactggttggagactATAGAAAGACAGATAACCGCTCGTTCCAACCAATGTTTGctgaataccatctctgaacacacaacatgtccaaccttgaagcagatggacgacagcagcagaagaccacacctggTGCCTCCTGTTCAGCTCTACTTTCAGATGGTAGGAtcagaattaggtggaaacaCCACGAAAACATGGAGCCATCCTGCCTTGGTTctatggtgtgggggatattttcttggcacactttgcaCCCCTTAgcaccaacgtggcctggttcaaccaccacagcctacctgagtattgttactgaccatgtccatccctttatgaccacagtgtagcatcttctgatggctacttccagcaggataatgcaccatgtcacaaagctcagatcatctccacctgctttctagaacatgacaataagtttactggactccaacggcctccacagtcaccagatctcagtccagtagagcagctttgggatgtggcggaacaggagattctcattatggatgtgcagctgacaaatctgaatcaattgtgtgatgctgtcatgtcaacatggagcaaaacctctgaggaatgttttaaACACCTTGTTcgatctatgacaccaagatttaAGGTAGTTATGGAGgtaaaaggggtccaacctaataaagtggccttACAAACATACAAATCCTATAtctaaactatttaaatgtatgtatttttttttaagtatccactaaatcaaaacattttccagtatcatattttatatgttgATGTTCATACTTGCTTTTGAGTTTATCAGTATTTTTCTGTTCCATGTTGCCTCAAATACTTTTATActtatacaaataaagaattttaaagGACAGATTAGTGGAGGACTTTGCATAaaagtgtaaaacaaaagatttagTGATGCAGTGATAATAATTTCCGTTTTCTGGGAGAGAGATATTGGCTCAAGTCCACTGAAGTGAGATAACTCTCAGTTGACCCCATTTCACTTGAGACCACGTTGCTATAGGACATCCTACCAGGGGCTACTGCTCCCTGATGATGCTGCCCTCAAGATCATGGATGATCTCAAACCCTTCATCACATTAAGGTAGTCACTCACAGAGATGGTCAAGATGATGCAGACTTTACCTCCAAACAGCGACACACTGGTTCTCCTCGGTCAGTCGATACACACTCTCTGCCTGCACCGCAGAAAGTCCTGGAACACACTGACTgatcctaacacacacacaaataaaaacagatgcatCACATTTTCATAGTAGTGAAaggaatgtgtttgtgtgtgtgtgtgggtgtgtgtgttcccACTCCAGATGGTGACCTTTGACCTCCCACATGAATGACAAAGGCTCAAAAGGCTCAAAAAACACTTATATGCACACAAACTAATCTCTGAAGCAGCTGCACAGCGAAGATCATTTCAATTCATTCttattcaagtttttttttattgttttcttctccaacatttttttacattgataCAAACAAACACTTGATCAAATCTTGTTtgtcattagaaaaaaaagaaacaaaacagaagaggaATGCAGCTACACAGAAAACCTGTCATAATTATCTATTATTATCTATTATTATCTCATAAACATTATAATGTGACATGATGTGTTTACAGAcctgtaaccatggcaactgcATGTCacaacatcaacatcatcaacatcaacatcaacGTGAAAAGTTCTAAgggaacataaaaacataaatgccGCTTTGCAAACCTGTTTTCTAAAAGTCTTCACATGCAGGGTTCAAAGCTGTTTCACATAGACAATAGATACATCTGTCGCCTCCAGCTGACATCTGCTGCCCTGAAAACCTGCTGTTAGCAACCAGCTGActgtagcacacacacacacacacatacatactgcTGTTGTTTGAACCAGGACTTCGTGTCTGACCCTGTTTGCGGTTGTAAAACTATTTGTTCTTGAGCATAGTTTTCACTTCAGCTTCctctttatttttgctttaattttctgTTCCAGCAGAAAAAAGCTTCACTGTcagcttctttttaattaatgtgaaaatgttttgctgCTTTTCCACTAAGAGAAAAAGcttgaaataaaaatcaataaaacactCGCAAATCCATttttagaattaatttaaatgttttggcATCTCTTTGTTAGAAAtattattaattcattaatttgaatatttattcatgttctACAAATATAACACGTAAGAAAAGCTgcaaagttacatttttttccccttttcacACTTCAGCTTTAGTGTCAAAGTTTTAACCAGCAGATTCATCCCATCTCAAAAAAATCTGatgctttttgtatttttttcttttttttttttttttttttttttttgtttttctcttaaagGTGATAAAAGAGCTACAGAGGAAATTCTGCTGGAAATGATCACACCGGCAGCATCCTTTAACCACAATTACAGCTGTGAGCCTGAGAGAACCACTGACACTTCTATTCAAACACATACCTGAGGACCTGCTCACtatgtctgagtgtgtgtgtgtgtgtgggtctgtgtgtgtgcgtgtgtgtgtgtgcgtgcgtgcgtgtgtgtctgtgtgtgtctgtgtg from Melanotaenia boesemani isolate fMelBoe1 chromosome 16, fMelBoe1.pri, whole genome shotgun sequence carries:
- the LOC121655119 gene encoding follistatin-related protein 1-like; this encodes MLTTFVLLLSLLLFSLSASSPLAKDQSVCSRTFCGAGRECVSTDRGEPVCRCLEQCDESEHWVCGSNGKSYRNHCELHRDACISQTKVHVERRGHCVEKLTKTDVSPIVCFLSDRDWLRERVIQWIQIEVESDHLTFNLSSATDVLQMYFQTYDNGDYQLDSKEFLRFLKHNDTALNLTFSDSLETNQLLRSLCVDALIELSDENADWKLSLTEFINCLTPTYHPPERKCALEDEVFEDGAETQMECNRCVCACGNWVCTALTCNGEHQVKEDVQVGEEEEEMTEEEWSRRVAELNALQENFTL